A stretch of the Bordetella genomosp. 8 genome encodes the following:
- a CDS encoding RluA family pseudouridine synthase codes for MIEIGDEHSGQRLDNFLFRVCKGVPKSHIYKAIRDGQVRVNKGRIAVDHRLEAGDLVRVPPLRLPRPDEARAVPPSEFPVVFEDDALLVVDKPAGIAVHGGSGVAFGVIERLRAARPQAPMLELAHRLDRETSGLLMVAKKRNALLSLHRMLREGQGGKRYYALVYGDWVNDRQHIKLPLTKWTTASGERRVRVDRDGQAAHTIVTLKQRYGKFSLVEAELRTGRTHQIRVHLASVGFPIVGDDKYGDDAIRLSFARKGFARMFLHAHHLDIPHPLTGEPLSLEAPLPPACLDILKSLESD; via the coding sequence ATGATCGAGATCGGCGACGAACACAGCGGGCAGCGGCTGGACAACTTCCTGTTCCGCGTCTGCAAGGGCGTGCCCAAGAGCCACATCTACAAGGCCATCCGCGACGGCCAGGTCCGAGTCAACAAAGGCCGGATCGCCGTCGACCACCGGCTGGAAGCCGGCGATCTGGTGCGGGTCCCGCCGCTGCGCCTGCCGCGGCCCGACGAGGCTCGCGCGGTGCCGCCGTCCGAATTCCCCGTCGTCTTCGAAGACGACGCCCTGCTGGTGGTCGACAAGCCGGCCGGCATCGCCGTGCACGGCGGCAGCGGCGTGGCCTTCGGCGTGATCGAGCGCCTGCGCGCCGCGCGCCCCCAGGCGCCCATGCTGGAACTGGCGCACCGGCTGGATCGGGAAACGTCCGGCCTGCTCATGGTGGCCAAGAAGCGCAATGCCCTGCTCAGTCTGCATCGCATGTTGCGCGAAGGGCAGGGCGGCAAGCGCTATTACGCGCTGGTTTACGGCGATTGGGTCAACGACCGGCAGCACATCAAGCTGCCGCTGACCAAATGGACGACGGCGTCCGGCGAACGGCGCGTGCGTGTGGATCGCGACGGCCAGGCCGCCCACACCATCGTCACGCTGAAACAGCGCTATGGCAAGTTCAGCCTGGTGGAAGCCGAGCTGCGTACCGGCCGCACGCACCAGATCCGTGTCCACCTGGCGTCCGTGGGATTTCCCATCGTCGGCGACGATAAATACGGGGATGATGCGATCCGGCTGTCGTTCGCCCGCAAGGGCTTCGCGCGGATGTTCCTGCATGCGCACCATCTGGATATACCTCATCCCCTGACCGGGGAGCCCCTCAGCCTGGAGGCACCCCTGCCTCCGGCGTGCCTAGACATACTGAAAAGCCTGGAGTCCGACTGA
- a CDS encoding Maf family nucleotide pyrophosphatase: MSLPLPVPRLILASTSPYRRELLTRLRLPFDTIAPGVDETPGPGEAPAALAVRLAIAKAAAVASTQPGAVVIGSDQVATVDGMAIGKPGDFERAQAQLRMLSGREVEFHSALAVTDGQRTVHADIVTQCRFRPLSDAAIDHYLRAETPYDTAGSAKAESLGIALMESMRSDDPTAIIGLPLIALTGMLSGFGLDPLTQAGTGQ, encoded by the coding sequence ATGTCCCTGCCCTTGCCTGTGCCGCGCCTGATCCTCGCCTCCACCTCCCCCTATCGCCGGGAATTGCTGACCCGGCTGCGCCTGCCCTTCGATACCATCGCCCCCGGCGTCGACGAAACCCCCGGGCCCGGCGAAGCGCCGGCGGCGCTGGCGGTGCGCCTGGCGATCGCCAAGGCCGCCGCGGTCGCCTCGACCCAGCCGGGCGCCGTGGTCATCGGCTCGGACCAGGTCGCCACCGTGGACGGCATGGCGATCGGCAAGCCCGGCGACTTCGAACGCGCGCAGGCACAGTTGCGCATGCTGTCCGGCCGCGAAGTCGAGTTCCATAGCGCCCTGGCCGTGACCGACGGCCAGCGGACCGTCCATGCCGATATCGTCACCCAGTGCCGCTTCCGCCCCCTGTCGGACGCCGCCATCGACCACTATCTGCGCGCCGAGACGCCCTACGATACGGCCGGCAGCGCCAAGGCGGAAAGCCTGGGCATCGCGCTGATGGAAAGCATGCGCAGCGACGACCCCACCGCGATCATCGGGCTGCCGCTGATCGCGTTGACCGGCATGCTGTCCGGATTCGGCCTGGACCCGTTGACCCAGGCAGGTACCGGACAATGA
- a CDS encoding SAM-dependent methyltransferase: MSQDASPPQESSGQPGQLHLIPVGLGDAPVDRWLPAEVRALAARLDTYIAENAKTARAFLKQVGAIRPLQDITIHTLAEKTDGAQIQAWLRPLKQGGEIGLVSEAGCPAVADPGARVADIAHGMGLTVRPWVGPSSILLALMASGLDGQRFAFHGYAPVEPNERTRQLRSWEQLSSRANQTQLLIETPYRNAAMFSALVDTLRGDTRLCVARSLTTPDEWIRTRTIADWKSRPAPDLDKKPTLFLYLAR; the protein is encoded by the coding sequence ATGAGCCAGGACGCTTCCCCGCCGCAGGAATCGTCCGGCCAGCCAGGGCAATTGCACCTCATTCCGGTAGGCCTGGGCGACGCACCCGTGGACCGCTGGCTGCCCGCCGAAGTGCGCGCACTGGCCGCCCGCCTGGATACCTATATCGCCGAAAATGCCAAGACCGCGCGCGCCTTCCTGAAACAGGTGGGCGCGATCCGCCCGCTGCAGGACATCACCATCCATACGCTGGCGGAAAAAACGGATGGCGCGCAGATCCAGGCCTGGCTGCGCCCTTTGAAGCAGGGCGGCGAAATCGGCCTGGTGTCGGAAGCCGGCTGCCCCGCCGTCGCCGACCCGGGGGCACGGGTGGCCGACATCGCCCACGGCATGGGCCTGACGGTGCGCCCGTGGGTCGGCCCGTCTTCCATCCTGCTGGCGCTGATGGCCAGCGGACTGGACGGCCAGCGCTTTGCCTTCCATGGCTATGCGCCGGTCGAGCCGAACGAGCGCACGCGCCAGTTGCGCAGTTGGGAACAGCTATCCAGCCGCGCCAACCAGACGCAGCTGCTGATCGAAACGCCCTACCGCAATGCCGCCATGTTTTCGGCGTTGGTCGACACGCTGCGCGGAGATACCCGGCTGTGCGTGGCGCGCTCCCTGACCACGCCGGACGAATGGATACGCACCCGCACCATCGCCGACTGGAAGAGCCGCCCAGCGCCCGATCTGGACAAGAAGCCCACGCTTTTTCTCTATCTGGCGCGATGA
- the msrP gene encoding protein-methionine-sulfoxide reductase catalytic subunit MsrP, translating to MLIRKPSDVIPSEITPEPVWQSRRAWMARAGAVALGAAGIGAAGLGGRQAYAADGALAPLPGTPDKQFAIMDKPTSYEDITSYNNFYEFGVDKGDPARYAKSLRTRPWTVSIEGEVQKPQTLDIDALLKLAPQEERTYRMRCVEGWSMVIPWVGYSLSALLNQVQPTGNAKFVQFISAAQRDTMPGLRYPVIDWPYVEGLRLDEAMHPLTLLTFGLYGKVLPNQSGAPLRVVVPWKYGFKSAKSLVAIRLVEKMPVSAWMKAASNEYGFYANVNPNVPHPRWSQATERRIGEDGLFSPKRKTLMFNGYDQVASLYAGMDLRANY from the coding sequence ATGCTCATACGCAAGCCTTCCGATGTAATACCTTCGGAAATTACGCCCGAACCCGTGTGGCAATCGCGGCGCGCCTGGATGGCGCGGGCCGGAGCGGTCGCGCTGGGCGCGGCCGGCATCGGCGCCGCCGGCCTGGGCGGCCGGCAGGCCTACGCGGCGGATGGCGCGCTGGCGCCCCTGCCCGGCACGCCGGACAAGCAGTTCGCCATCATGGACAAGCCCACGTCCTATGAAGACATCACTTCGTACAACAACTTCTACGAATTCGGCGTCGACAAGGGCGATCCCGCCCGCTACGCCAAGAGCCTGCGCACGCGTCCCTGGACGGTCAGCATAGAAGGCGAAGTCCAGAAGCCGCAGACCCTGGACATCGACGCGCTGCTGAAACTGGCGCCGCAGGAAGAGCGCACTTACCGTATGCGCTGCGTCGAAGGCTGGTCCATGGTCATCCCCTGGGTGGGTTACTCGCTATCCGCCCTGCTGAACCAGGTGCAGCCCACCGGCAACGCCAAGTTCGTGCAGTTCATCAGCGCCGCGCAGCGCGACACCATGCCCGGCCTGCGCTATCCGGTCATCGACTGGCCGTATGTCGAAGGGCTGCGGCTGGACGAAGCCATGCATCCGCTGACCTTGCTCACCTTTGGCCTGTACGGCAAGGTGCTGCCCAACCAGAGCGGCGCGCCGTTGCGTGTGGTCGTGCCATGGAAATACGGCTTCAAGTCGGCGAAGTCGCTGGTGGCCATCCGACTGGTGGAAAAAATGCCGGTTAGCGCGTGGATGAAGGCGGCGTCCAATGAGTACGGCTTTTATGCCAACGTGAATCCCAACGTGCCGCATCCGCGCTGGAGCCAGGCCACCGAACGCCGCATCGGCGAAGACGGCCTGTTCAGTCCCAAACGCAAGACCTTGATGTTCAACGGTTACGACCAGGTCGCGTCGCTGTACGCCGGCATGGACTTGCGGGCCAATTACTGA
- the rpmF gene encoding 50S ribosomal protein L32: protein MAVQQNKKSPSKRGMHRSHDFLTAPSTAIEPNTGETHLRHHISPNGFYRGRKVIKTKSDE from the coding sequence ATGGCTGTTCAACAAAACAAGAAGTCCCCGTCCAAGCGTGGCATGCACCGCTCGCACGATTTCCTGACCGCGCCGTCCACGGCCATCGAACCCAACACGGGCGAAACGCATCTGCGTCACCACATCAGCCCGAACGGTTTCTACCGCGGCCGCAAGGTCATCAAGACCAAGAGCGACGAATAA
- a CDS encoding Rne/Rng family ribonuclease yields MKRMLFNATHPEELRVAIVDGQKLIDLDIETAGREQRKGNIYKGIITRIEPGLEACFVNYGEDRHGFLPFKEIARSYFKEGVDVRTARIQDALREGQELIVQVEKEERGNKGAALTTFISLAGRYLVLMPNNPRGGGVSRRVEGEDRQELRDTMEQLQVPQGMSIIARTAGIGRNVEELQWDLSYLMQLWTAIDGAARDNSAPILIYLESSLVIRAIRDYFSPEIGEILIDTDEIADQATAFMSVVMPDNVQRVKRYRDDVPLFSRFQIEHQIETAYSRTVTLPSGGAIVIDHTEALVAVDVNSARSTRGADIEETALRTNQEAADEVARQLRLRDLGGLIVIDFIDMEDGKNQRAVEQRLRDALHFDRARVQMGKISRFGLMELSRQRLRPALNEGSHITCPRCNGTGVIRDAESSALHVLRLLQEEAMKENTAAVHAQVPVDVATFLLNEKRADIAKMEARLKVNLVLIPNKHLETPHHHIERLRHDDPRLEEMKTSFELADAPATEVAWAPREQEIKARPEALVKGITPAQPAPVSTAPAPAPVAAASAPAAPGLGGLFKRVMGWFTGGEATPAAAEPAQPADARRANTRAKSRTHDGQDRRGERHGSDRNRNRRHEARPEAAEGEGLRHHVRGGRRGDGERTERNERGERPDRAERAERGDRPARNADAQQREIIAQAQAHPERALAPETGDDATPARGNRGRRGRGRGRREDQADAPMSEQESMVAALAETVAAALPPDNADETADNAADMALEADEQGQGADAGNDPERKRRRRRSRRGRRANEDGSGVNGEAGQDGLAEGDEALASEAQAALSEVATPVQSEQAPRFETTPRASSPEDSAQVVTQPTPVQATQPGSMTAQPVAASAPQPIPTVAPVETVAGQDAFVSAPASAPAAPQVDRAETQPAPAPISTPSSTSVPREAAPVPQPPAQPVPVSTALPAAPSTSPDGAPGAPVAATAAHEPASQPTPVTPAPVQATPVAQGEPAAAPAAAPAAPSYVAPQASETYKAEPEAATVAPTQSPAPAPAQTGSKQNLQDVVNAAGLTWVETDPDRHAQTQQRMAASHTPMRLGRERKPVAPVSSSPLVQVETRH; encoded by the coding sequence ATGAAGCGCATGTTGTTCAATGCAACGCACCCTGAAGAGTTGCGCGTTGCCATTGTCGATGGGCAGAAACTCATCGATCTGGACATCGAAACCGCCGGCCGCGAACAGCGTAAAGGCAACATCTACAAAGGCATCATCACCCGCATCGAACCAGGCCTCGAGGCCTGCTTCGTCAACTACGGCGAAGACCGCCACGGCTTCCTGCCGTTCAAGGAAATCGCCCGCAGTTATTTCAAGGAAGGCGTCGACGTACGCACCGCCCGCATCCAGGACGCCCTGCGCGAAGGCCAGGAACTGATCGTCCAGGTGGAAAAGGAAGAACGCGGCAACAAGGGCGCCGCCCTGACCACGTTCATTTCCCTGGCAGGCCGCTACCTGGTCCTGATGCCCAACAACCCCCGCGGCGGCGGCGTATCCCGCCGGGTGGAAGGCGAGGACCGGCAGGAATTGCGCGACACCATGGAGCAGCTCCAGGTGCCGCAGGGCATGAGCATCATCGCCCGTACGGCCGGCATCGGCCGCAACGTCGAAGAACTGCAGTGGGACCTTTCCTACCTGATGCAGCTGTGGACGGCCATCGACGGCGCCGCCCGCGACAATTCCGCCCCCATCCTGATCTACCTGGAATCCAGCCTGGTCATCCGGGCGATTCGGGACTATTTCTCGCCGGAAATCGGCGAGATCCTGATAGATACCGACGAAATCGCCGATCAGGCCACGGCGTTCATGAGCGTGGTGATGCCGGACAACGTCCAGCGCGTAAAGCGCTACCGCGACGATGTTCCGCTATTTTCGCGCTTCCAGATCGAACATCAGATCGAAACCGCCTATTCGCGCACGGTGACCCTGCCCTCCGGCGGCGCCATCGTGATCGACCATACCGAAGCGCTGGTGGCCGTCGATGTGAACTCCGCGCGCTCGACCCGCGGCGCCGACATCGAGGAAACCGCCCTGCGCACCAACCAGGAAGCGGCCGACGAAGTGGCCCGCCAGTTGCGCCTGCGCGATCTGGGCGGCCTGATCGTCATCGACTTCATCGACATGGAAGACGGCAAGAACCAGCGTGCCGTCGAACAGCGCCTGCGCGATGCCCTGCATTTCGACCGCGCTCGTGTGCAGATGGGCAAGATCTCGCGCTTCGGCCTGATGGAATTGTCGCGGCAGCGCCTGCGCCCGGCCCTGAACGAAGGCTCCCACATCACCTGCCCGCGCTGCAATGGCACCGGCGTGATCCGTGACGCCGAGTCCAGCGCCCTGCACGTCCTGCGCCTGCTGCAGGAAGAAGCCATGAAGGAAAACACCGCCGCCGTGCACGCACAGGTGCCGGTCGACGTGGCCACCTTCCTGCTGAACGAAAAGCGCGCCGACATCGCCAAGATGGAAGCCCGCCTGAAGGTCAACCTGGTGCTGATCCCCAACAAGCATCTGGAAACGCCGCATCACCATATCGAACGTCTGCGCCACGACGACCCGCGGCTGGAGGAAATGAAGACCAGCTTCGAGCTGGCCGACGCGCCCGCCACCGAAGTCGCCTGGGCGCCCCGCGAACAGGAAATCAAGGCCCGCCCCGAAGCGCTGGTCAAGGGCATCACCCCGGCCCAGCCGGCGCCCGTGTCCACCGCGCCCGCGCCGGCCCCGGTGGCTGCCGCATCGGCCCCCGCCGCGCCCGGCCTGGGCGGCCTGTTCAAGCGCGTGATGGGTTGGTTCACCGGCGGCGAAGCCACGCCCGCCGCGGCGGAACCCGCCCAGCCGGCGGACGCCCGTCGGGCCAATACGCGCGCCAAGTCGCGCACCCACGACGGCCAGGATCGCCGCGGCGAACGCCACGGGTCCGACCGCAATCGCAACCGCCGGCATGAAGCCCGTCCGGAAGCGGCCGAAGGCGAAGGCCTGCGTCACCACGTGCGCGGCGGACGCCGCGGCGATGGCGAGCGCACCGAAAGGAACGAACGCGGCGAACGTCCGGATCGCGCCGAACGCGCGGAACGCGGCGACCGCCCCGCCCGCAACGCCGACGCCCAGCAGCGTGAGATCATTGCCCAGGCCCAGGCGCATCCCGAGCGCGCCCTGGCGCCGGAAACCGGCGACGACGCCACACCCGCCCGCGGCAATCGCGGACGCCGTGGCCGTGGACGCGGCCGCCGCGAGGACCAGGCCGACGCTCCCATGAGCGAGCAGGAAAGCATGGTCGCGGCCCTGGCTGAAACCGTGGCCGCCGCGCTCCCGCCCGACAACGCCGACGAAACGGCCGACAACGCCGCGGATATGGCGCTGGAAGCCGACGAGCAAGGCCAAGGCGCGGACGCGGGCAACGATCCCGAGCGCAAGCGCCGCCGCCGTCGCAGCCGCCGCGGCCGCCGTGCCAACGAGGACGGTTCCGGCGTGAACGGCGAAGCCGGCCAGGACGGCCTGGCGGAAGGCGACGAAGCACTGGCCTCGGAAGCCCAGGCCGCGCTGTCGGAAGTGGCCACCCCGGTCCAGTCCGAGCAAGCGCCGCGGTTCGAAACGACGCCGCGCGCCAGCAGCCCTGAAGACTCGGCCCAGGTTGTCACCCAGCCCACGCCCGTGCAGGCCACCCAGCCCGGCTCGATGACGGCGCAGCCCGTCGCGGCCAGCGCTCCCCAGCCCATCCCCACGGTGGCGCCGGTGGAGACGGTCGCCGGCCAGGATGCGTTTGTCTCGGCGCCTGCTTCGGCCCCCGCGGCACCGCAGGTCGACCGCGCTGAAACGCAACCGGCCCCCGCTCCGATCAGCACCCCGTCCAGCACGTCCGTGCCGCGGGAGGCCGCGCCCGTCCCGCAACCGCCCGCGCAGCCGGTGCCGGTCAGCACCGCCTTGCCCGCGGCGCCGTCCACGTCGCCCGATGGCGCGCCGGGCGCTCCCGTCGCGGCCACGGCCGCTCACGAACCGGCCTCCCAGCCCACACCCGTGACGCCTGCTCCCGTCCAGGCGACGCCGGTCGCGCAAGGCGAGCCTGCCGCCGCGCCTGCCGCCGCGCCTGCCGCCCCATCGTACGTGGCGCCGCAGGCGAGCGAAACGTACAAGGCGGAGCCTGAGGCCGCCACCGTTGCGCCGACTCAGTCCCCTGCGCCGGCGCCCGCGCAAACGGGTTCGAAGCAAAACCTGCAGGACGTCGTCAATGCCGCCGGCCTGACCTGGGTGGAGACCGATCCGGATCGCCACGCCCAGACCCAGCAGCGCATGGCCGCCAGCCATACGCCCATGCGCCTGGGCCGCGAGCGCAAGCCCGTGGCGCCGGTGTCGTCTTCGCCGCTGGTCCAGGTGGAAACGCGCCACTAA
- a CDS encoding N-acetylmuramoyl-L-alanine amidase: MTIRPGFVCTSLSLLAMLAVAGCATRRAPDLEIDRSIQAVSQDSRVRFIVLHYTAGDDRASLLTLSRGDVSAHYLITDTQPVHVYQLVPEDRNAWHAGASSWYGHTSINNASIGIEIVNRGDTRAPDGTLRWEPFHESQIQTVMLLVRDIARRHSVRPENIVAHSDVAPQRKVDPGPLFPWHRLADAGLGRWYDEKAAPLFQAFFAKNGLPDASWFQHRLRLAGYPVPDSGIMDDQTRRVIAAFQMHYRPTRYDGIPDAETAALLLALPVAEQEQPPADGTG; the protein is encoded by the coding sequence ATGACCATCCGGCCCGGCTTCGTCTGCACGAGCCTAAGCCTGCTTGCCATGCTGGCGGTGGCGGGATGCGCAACGCGCCGGGCGCCCGACCTGGAGATCGACCGTTCGATCCAGGCGGTCAGCCAGGACAGCCGCGTGCGTTTCATCGTGCTGCACTACACCGCCGGCGACGATCGGGCATCGCTGCTGACCTTGTCGCGCGGCGACGTCAGCGCGCACTACCTGATCACCGACACCCAGCCGGTCCATGTGTACCAATTGGTGCCCGAGGACCGCAACGCCTGGCACGCGGGAGCCAGCAGCTGGTATGGCCATACCTCCATCAACAATGCGTCCATCGGCATAGAAATCGTCAACCGCGGGGACACCCGCGCGCCCGACGGCACGCTGCGCTGGGAGCCGTTCCACGAGAGCCAGATCCAGACCGTCATGCTGCTGGTCCGCGACATCGCCCGCCGCCACAGCGTGCGGCCCGAGAACATCGTCGCCCACAGCGACGTCGCGCCGCAGCGCAAGGTCGATCCCGGACCGCTATTTCCGTGGCATCGCCTGGCCGACGCCGGGCTGGGGCGCTGGTACGACGAAAAAGCGGCGCCGCTCTTCCAGGCCTTCTTCGCGAAGAACGGGTTGCCTGACGCAAGCTGGTTCCAGCACCGCCTGCGGCTGGCCGGCTACCCGGTACCGGACAGCGGCATCATGGACGACCAGACCCGCCGCGTGATCGCGGCATTCCAGATGCATTACCGCCCTACCCGCTACGACGGGATTCCCGACGCGGAGACGGCCGCGCTGCTGCTGGCCCTGCCGGTTGCCGAGCAGGAGCAGCCGCCCGCGGATGGAACCGGATGA
- a CDS encoding HAD-IA family hydrolase: MPYSLVVFDWDGTLMDSTHSIVAAIQAACRDLELPVPSASQASWVIGLSLESALRRAVPDLTHAMMPRFLERYRVHYLLRDPELKLFDGVRELLAELAARDVRMAVATGKSRVGLNRALAASGLVDAFDATRCADETFSKPNPTMLYEIMDELGVQGEQVVMIGDTSHDLQMATNARVHGVGVTYGAHLRDELEAQAPQAVIESVSGLRDWLLPRVGL; this comes from the coding sequence ATGCCCTATTCCTTGGTGGTGTTCGATTGGGATGGGACCCTGATGGACTCGACGCACAGCATCGTGGCGGCCATCCAGGCCGCCTGCCGGGACCTGGAACTGCCGGTTCCGTCCGCCTCGCAAGCCAGCTGGGTGATCGGGCTGTCGCTGGAAAGCGCGCTGCGCCGCGCGGTGCCCGACCTGACCCACGCCATGATGCCGCGCTTCCTGGAGCGATACCGGGTGCATTACCTGTTGCGCGATCCCGAGCTCAAGCTGTTCGACGGCGTGCGCGAATTGCTGGCCGAATTGGCGGCACGGGACGTGAGGATGGCGGTGGCGACGGGCAAGAGCCGCGTGGGCCTGAACCGCGCGCTGGCCGCCAGCGGGCTGGTGGACGCCTTCGACGCGACGCGCTGCGCCGACGAAACCTTCAGCAAGCCTAACCCGACCATGCTCTATGAAATCATGGACGAACTGGGCGTCCAGGGCGAACAGGTGGTGATGATAGGCGACACCTCGCACGATCTGCAGATGGCCACCAATGCCAGGGTGCATGGCGTCGGGGTGACCTACGGCGCGCATCTGCGCGACGAACTGGAAGCCCAGGCGCCGCAGGCGGTGATCGAATCGGTGTCCGGCCTGCGGGACTGGCTGCTGCCGCGAGTCGGTCTATAA
- a CDS encoding YceD family protein, producing MAQAGIIDAFDFARSGKEASGSLPLARFGRAMEGLPLQPRDETGQVHWSVRGETGKHGEPLLHLHVRAAPLLVCQRCMEPFVYPIDAHASLHLVKSEAELDDGLGDAAQEADDAAADVDEAPEKVVGSRHFDVLEQVEDELILNIPYVPRHDVCPGAPLKTSAGKPAPDAEAERRPSPFAVLEKLKQKH from the coding sequence ATGGCGCAGGCAGGCATTATCGACGCATTCGATTTTGCGCGATCGGGCAAGGAAGCTTCCGGCAGTTTGCCTTTGGCGCGCTTCGGGCGCGCCATGGAAGGGCTGCCGTTGCAACCGCGCGACGAAACCGGCCAGGTCCACTGGTCGGTGCGTGGCGAAACCGGCAAGCATGGCGAACCGCTGCTGCATCTGCACGTGCGGGCCGCGCCGCTGCTGGTTTGCCAACGCTGCATGGAGCCTTTTGTTTACCCCATCGATGCGCACGCAAGTCTGCATCTGGTGAAATCCGAAGCCGAACTCGATGACGGCCTCGGCGACGCCGCCCAGGAGGCGGACGACGCCGCGGCGGACGTCGACGAAGCGCCGGAAAAAGTGGTCGGTTCGCGCCATTTCGACGTGCTGGAGCAGGTCGAAGACGAACTGATCCTGAATATTCCCTACGTGCCCAGGCATGATGTCTGTCCGGGCGCGCCGCTGAAGACCAGCGCCGGCAAGCCGGCGCCGGACGCCGAAGCGGAAAGGCGTCCATCGCCGTTCGCGGTGCTGGAAAAATTGAAGCAAAAACATTGA
- the msrQ gene encoding protein-methionine-sulfoxide reductase heme-binding subunit MsrQ, whose amino-acid sequence MPAASQAPRRQLSAATVSRFKPILFLLGLFPLARWIWLGTHNGLTANPVEFLTRSAGTWTFVCLLVTLGITPLRRLAGQPALVRLRRMCGLFAFFYGFLHFMSWVAWDRGFDPASMLQDVGERPFITVGFAAFVLMSALAFTSTQAAMRRMGKRWQRLHRAIYAIGVLAWLHLFWHKAGKHDFEQPVVYGSVLAVLLAWRLVVWAANRRKAGAAPAAQGLARR is encoded by the coding sequence ATGCCAGCCGCCAGCCAGGCGCCGCGCCGGCAGCTGTCGGCCGCGACGGTGAGCCGTTTCAAGCCCATCCTGTTCCTGCTGGGATTGTTCCCGCTGGCGCGTTGGATCTGGCTGGGCACGCATAACGGCCTGACGGCGAATCCGGTCGAGTTCCTGACCCGATCGGCGGGCACCTGGACCTTCGTTTGCCTGCTGGTGACCTTGGGGATCACGCCGCTGCGGCGCCTTGCCGGCCAGCCCGCCCTGGTGCGTTTGCGCCGCATGTGCGGGCTATTTGCGTTCTTCTACGGCTTTCTGCACTTCATGTCCTGGGTGGCCTGGGATCGGGGTTTCGATCCGGCGTCCATGCTGCAGGACGTGGGCGAGCGGCCTTTCATTACCGTGGGCTTCGCCGCCTTCGTGCTCATGAGCGCGCTCGCCTTCACATCCACGCAGGCCGCCATGCGACGGATGGGCAAGCGGTGGCAGAGGCTGCACCGCGCGATCTACGCGATCGGCGTCCTGGCGTGGCTGCACTTGTTCTGGCACAAGGCCGGCAAGCATGACTTCGAGCAGCCGGTGGTGTATGGCAGCGTGCTGGCGGTATTGCTGGCGTGGCGGCTGGTGGTATGGGCGGCCAACCGGCGCAAGGCCGGCGCCGCACCGGCGGCCCAAGGGTTGGCGCGGCGCTGA
- the plsX gene encoding phosphate acyltransferase PlsX, with amino-acid sequence MIRIAIDCMGGDIGLPVTIPASIEFARRFPDARLLLVGLPDAIEKALAGSRDVPRDRLEILPASEVVTMDDSVEVALRRKKDSSMRIAAQAVKDGRADACVSAGNTGAWMAISRYVLKTLDGIDRPAIATSIPNQKGKSTTVLDLGANVDCSAEHLLQFAIMGTALAQALDHCERPSVGLLNIGEEVIKGNEVVKEAAELLRASRLNFHGNVEGNDIFKGTVDVVVCDGFVGNVVLKSIEGLARMLSSIIREEFKRNPITLLAGAIASPVLNRLRKRVDNRRYNGAALLGLRGVVIKSHGSADSYAFGFALQRAREAVASKLLERTNQSMAQIRQQGIPTNTYTNDAAITLPRAAGDSA; translated from the coding sequence GTGATACGCATCGCCATCGACTGCATGGGCGGCGATATTGGCCTGCCCGTGACCATCCCCGCGTCGATCGAGTTCGCCCGCCGGTTTCCGGACGCGCGGCTGCTGCTGGTCGGGCTGCCCGACGCCATCGAAAAAGCGCTGGCGGGGTCGCGCGACGTGCCGCGCGACCGGCTGGAAATCCTGCCGGCGTCCGAGGTCGTCACGATGGACGATTCCGTCGAGGTCGCCCTGCGCCGCAAGAAGGATTCGTCCATGCGGATCGCCGCGCAGGCGGTCAAGGACGGCCGCGCGGATGCCTGCGTTTCGGCCGGCAACACCGGCGCGTGGATGGCAATCTCGCGGTACGTGCTCAAGACCCTGGATGGCATCGATCGTCCCGCCATCGCGACGTCGATACCCAACCAGAAGGGCAAGTCCACCACGGTGCTGGACCTGGGCGCCAATGTCGATTGCTCGGCCGAGCACCTTCTGCAGTTCGCCATCATGGGCACGGCCCTGGCGCAGGCGCTCGACCATTGCGAGCGTCCCAGCGTCGGTCTATTGAACATCGGCGAAGAAGTCATCAAGGGCAATGAAGTCGTCAAGGAAGCCGCGGAGCTGCTGCGCGCCAGCCGGCTGAACTTCCACGGCAACGTGGAAGGCAACGACATATTCAAGGGCACGGTCGACGTCGTCGTCTGCGACGGTTTCGTCGGCAACGTGGTGCTCAAGTCCATCGAAGGACTGGCGCGGATGCTGTCCAGCATCATCCGCGAAGAATTCAAACGCAATCCCATCACCCTGCTGGCGGGCGCCATCGCGTCGCCGGTCCTGAACCGCCTGCGCAAACGCGTCGACAACCGGCGCTACAACGGCGCCGCCTTGCTCGGCCTGCGCGGCGTGGTCATCAAGAGCCATGGTTCGGCCGACAGCTATGCTTTCGGATTCGCGCTGCAACGGGCGCGCGAGGCCGTGGCCAGCAAGCTGCTGGAACGCACCAACCAGAGCATGGCCCAGATCAGGCAGCAGGGCATACCGACCAACACGTACACCAACGACGCGGCCATCACGCTGCCGCGCGCGGCAGGGGACTCCGCCTGA